Genomic window (Gelria sp. Kuro-4):
TATGACATCGGTCAAGTTATTGCTAGAGCGCGTTATCTTGGCACCGTCAACATAGAAAATAGCATCCTTGCCGCTCACGACATATGCCTCAGTATCATTTACCGGATAATCTGCGGTGGTAGGATTCAATAAGCCAAGTTTATCCCACACGTTCCCATTCCCAACATTACCATTTAAAGTAATGTCTGAAGCGGCACCAGTTTGATTCGCCGTGATTACAAGCCGGTTGTCTACCACCGAGGCAGTCACTCCTACTGCGGCCGTGTTGTTAATCTTAGCCGCCAGGGCGTCCAGGGTATCACCGCTCGTGACACCGGTAATGCTCTTGCCGTTAATAGTGATAGTTAAGTCTGTTACTCCTAAATCGGCAAGCGTAGTTGTTGCACTGCCCACCCGCACCGACCACTTGCGTTGGGCAGTAGCCAGTTGCTGGACTTTGAAGGTATACGTCCCCAGCGCTGCCGTTGATCCTGCCGCAACTTTTACTACCTGCTCGTTACTAGACGAAGCAGCTTTGCTCAAGAACGTACTCTCGAGCTTCAGGTCTGCCAGTTTGCTCTGCAAGGTAGACAGACTGGTGCGGATCTGCCGCCAGGCGTCCTGCTTGGCTTTCAGCTGGTCCTCTTTCCCTTGTAGCAGGACCAGCGGACGCCGTTCGATCTCCATGAGCTTGTTGATTATATCCGTTGTATTTAGCCCTGAAGCCAGGCCGTCAAAGGTTATGGGACTTAAGGACATGGTCTTACCCCCTTATACTTTCTCGTCGAGGAGAAGCCCTACCATTTCCCGTATACGGGCAATAACTTCGAGAACAGCGGTAGGTGGGATCTCCTTGACAATCTCTTGGGTCGCATTATCAATTACCTGCACCTGCATCCGGCCGCTTTCACGGTGAAGTACGAAACTAATTCTTTCGCTGAATGCCCGGACGGTCTGATCCAGGGCTGCCACTGCATCTTCAACGTCTTGGGGGTTAAACTTTGTTTCCTCACCCATACGCGCTTTTTCAACTGCCGCGTCAGCAGGCTTAGTCAGCGCGCCAGTTCCGCCTACCGCCGGCGGCGTTCCTTCACTCCGTGTTCCGGTCGCCCCCTGTCCCTGGATCGCTGCAATCTCCACAGCTTGTCCTCCTTTCCCGAATTTGGCCGCTAGTGCAACCCTAACCGTGCGATCGGTTCCCCCGTTTGATTCCCCTCATTGCCGTGTCCCCCAAGCGCTCGCACCAGCCGCAGGGTCGTCCGTATAACCTCGTCCTTAGGAAAGTGGCGCACCCCCGCCAGAAGAACAGCCTCTGCTTCTCCGAACCGACCTTCCTTCGTGAGGAAGCCCCCCAAGGCCAAATAATACTTTCTGTTCTGCGGTTCCAGGCGAATGGCCTCGCTGTAAAAAGGTCCCGCATCCTGACCGGCTTCGGCTGCAATGTCCCCCAGCATGCGGAAGGCCTCGGCGTCCGCCTGCCCCGCCTGCGCTGCAGCCAGGAGCCCTTCCGCGGCAGACTCCTTGAAGCCGTGCTCGAAGTAGAGTTTGCCGAGAAGAAGCCCCTTTTGAGGGGCTGCAACAAATCCACTCAAGGGTAACGCCTTGGCAAAAGCATCGAACTCCTGCAGATCAAGCAGCTTTCCCAGTAGGTCAAGCGCAATCCTACCTTCCGTTTCACCAGGCTCCGCCTTCAGTTCAGTCCCAGCACCAAACAGGAGGCTGAGAAACGCCTCGAACACTGCCTTTTGCGCGGCCAGGCCCTCGCCCTTCACTCGAGCCAGCCGTTCCTGCGCCGCCTTCTCTTCGCCCAAGAGTGACAGGCAGAACATAGCATCCAGCTGGGCAGGCTCATAAAGCGAGGCGGTTGGCCTGATGGAGTCGAAGGCGGCGATGGCTTCCCGGTACCTTTTCAGATTGAGGAGAATTTCTCCCTTAACAAAGGCCCCCTGCGGCGAAAAACCTTCTTTTTGCAAAGCCTGCTCCGCATACTCCAGGGCCTCGGCGTATTTCTTTGCCGCCGCAAAAGCCCCAGCCAAGGCCAAGAGGACCTCTGGATCCTCAAGGTTCGTATGCCGGCTAAAGAAGGCCTTCACTGCCTCTACTTCTTCGCGCGGCAGCAGGATGCGAGCCAAGTCATAAACCGGCGTAAGGAAGAGAGGGTTCTCATCCAACGCCCGGGTGTAATTTTGAACGGCCGTGGCCTCGTCCCCGATCCTCTCTGCCACCTGGGCCAGCCCGTAGCGGGCGCGAAAGCCGCCTGTACCGCGCAGGCTGATGTGCCGCCAGCTCGACTTACCCTGCTCGAGGCATTCCTCATAGGCCCGTATCGCTGCCGAGTACTCGCCCCGGGCGGCCAGTACCGTCGCCTTAAGGTAAGTAAGGTCCGTGTAGTCGGGGTAAGCGAGGAGAGCATCGTTCAAAACCTGCAGTGCTTCCTTGTACCGCTTGAGCTCTTTCAAGCAAACAACGATGTTCTTGACTAGCACCGAGGCATAGCCCACGTCCAGCGAGGGAAGGCCGACAAAAGCTTTCTTAAATTGAACCAGGGCCTGGTCGTGCTCGCCCAACCGGATGTATTCTACACCCAAATTGTAGCGGGTAAAGTGGTCCGCAGGCTTCTCTTTTACTTCCTGAAGCAGTATGGCGATGTTACGTCTTATCTTGTCTTTCTTTGAAACCGCCCTGTCAAGGTAACCGTAGTGGTAAACCTTAAAGGGGCTGAGTTCAATTCTTCCGCCCTGTGCGCTTATTGCGCAGCTTATCTGCTCGTGGAGCGCCCCCTTGAAGCGGTACTCAGGCCGGTTCCGAAAGAGGCGGGGAAAGACGTGGTTTGTGGCGTCCAGGCCTGGCTTATCCCCTACGTAGCTGATTATCTCCAGGTAATAACCTTCAGCTGTAGCCGTCTGAAGAAAAGAGCGGATTTCAGCTCTGCTTTCCGGGTCCAGCTCTTCGTCCGCGTCCAAGAAGAGTATCCACTCGCCGCTCGCTTTTTCCAGCGAGCGGTTCCGCGCTGCAGCAAAGTCGCCGTTCCAGGCAAAGTCAAGTACCTTCGCACCGTAGGCTGCAGCTATTTCCTTAGTCTGATCTTCTGATCCCGTATCGACGAGGATAATCTCGTCCACAGCTCCCTGCACGCTGCGCAGGCAGCGGGAAAGATTCTCTTCTTCATTTTTTGCAATCATGCACAGGGAAAGCAATGGTCGTCCCCAGCACGCTTCAGCCACGGTGCCTCTCCTTCCTCACTTCTCTTTTGCTCTATTCATCGGTAAAAACCCAAGGTTGGTTTAGCGGGAAAGCTGCAGAAAAAAGCAAGGCGCCCATTTGGACGCCTTTGACGCTGTATTGGCTTACCGCAGGAGCTGCAGCACCGCTTGCGGGGCCATATTCGCCTGCGCCAGCATAGCAACGCCCGCCTGCTGTAGGATCTGCGTCTTGGTGAAGTTCATCATCTCTTGGGCCATATCTGCATCCCTGATGCGCGACTCGGAAGCAGTCAAGTTTTCAGAAGCCACGCTCAAATTGGCGATGGTGTGCTCGAGGCGGTTCTGAACAGCACCAAGGTTGGCGCGCTGGATGGAAACATAATTGATAGCACTATCCAGCGAAGCAATGGCAGCACTAGCAGCAGCAGCATCGGCAACGCTAATTCCAGAAATCGTCATGGCGGCGGT
Coding sequences:
- the fliD gene encoding flagellar filament capping protein FliD, which codes for MSLSPITFDGLASGLNTTDIINKLMEIERRPLVLLQGKEDQLKAKQDAWRQIRTSLSTLQSKLADLKLESTFLSKAASSSNEQVVKVAAGSTAALGTYTFKVQQLATAQRKWSVRVGSATTTLADLGVTDLTITINGKSITGVTSGDTLDALAAKINNTAAVGVTASVVDNRLVITANQTGAASDITLNGNVGNGNVWDKLGLLNPTTADYPVNDTEAYVVSGKDAIFYVDGAKITRSSNNLTDVINGVTIDLVGVSKLVGTAGTWEGYEGTTVTVAADTQKVVDAVKAFVDQYNTTWNAIKEKMSYNAATKEAGVLLGDSGLQGIQAQLRRLVTDPVTSATGPLNSLADIGISTGAIGTGVSADGTLTLDEAKLRDALTQDPGAVVSLFTSQTDGVATRLDGYLQRVTSSDTTGLITSRENSLDAQIKDLQDQIDRMDQRLALREDNLRRQFTQLEVILSQAQAQGEWLAGQLKTLGS
- a CDS encoding glycosyltransferase translates to MAEACWGRPLLSLCMIAKNEEENLSRCLRSVQGAVDEIILVDTGSEDQTKEIAAAYGAKVLDFAWNGDFAAARNRSLEKASGEWILFLDADEELDPESRAEIRSFLQTATAEGYYLEIISYVGDKPGLDATNHVFPRLFRNRPEYRFKGALHEQISCAISAQGGRIELSPFKVYHYGYLDRAVSKKDKIRRNIAILLQEVKEKPADHFTRYNLGVEYIRLGEHDQALVQFKKAFVGLPSLDVGYASVLVKNIVVCLKELKRYKEALQVLNDALLAYPDYTDLTYLKATVLAARGEYSAAIRAYEECLEQGKSSWRHISLRGTGGFRARYGLAQVAERIGDEATAVQNYTRALDENPLFLTPVYDLARILLPREEVEAVKAFFSRHTNLEDPEVLLALAGAFAAAKKYAEALEYAEQALQKEGFSPQGAFVKGEILLNLKRYREAIAAFDSIRPTASLYEPAQLDAMFCLSLLGEEKAAQERLARVKGEGLAAQKAVFEAFLSLLFGAGTELKAEPGETEGRIALDLLGKLLDLQEFDAFAKALPLSGFVAAPQKGLLLGKLYFEHGFKESAAEGLLAAAQAGQADAEAFRMLGDIAAEAGQDAGPFYSEAIRLEPQNRKYYLALGGFLTKEGRFGEAEAVLLAGVRHFPKDEVIRTTLRLVRALGGHGNEGNQTGEPIARLGLH
- a CDS encoding flagellar protein FlaG → MEIAAIQGQGATGTRSEGTPPAVGGTGALTKPADAAVEKARMGEETKFNPQDVEDAVAALDQTVRAFSERISFVLHRESGRMQVQVIDNATQEIVKEIPPTAVLEVIARIREMVGLLLDEKV